ACCTGATCGTGGGTGCGGCAGCCCTGGCCCTGGCCGGTACGGCCCTGGCACAGGAAGTGGTCCGTATCGGCCACGTCGGTCCGACCAGCGGCGGTATTGCGCACCTGGGCAAGGACAACGAATTGGGCGCCCGCATGGCGGTCGATGAGCTGAACGCGAAGGGCGTGACCATCGGCGGCAAGAAGGTCAAGTTCGAACTGCTGGCCGAAGACGATGCAGGCGACCCCAAGCAAGGCACCGCAGCCGCCCAGAAGCTGGTCGACTCCAAGGTCAACGGCGTGGTGGGCCACCTGAATTCCGGCACCACCATCCCGGCCTCCAAGATCTACAGCGACGCAGGCATTCCGCAGATCTCCCCGTCTGCGACCAACCCGCGCTACACCCGCCAGGGCTTCAAGACCACCTTCCGCACGGTGGCCGATGACGTGCACCTGGGCGGCACGCTGGGCCGCTACGCCGTGTCGCAACTGAAGGGCGCGACCATTGCGGTGATCGATGACCGCACCGCCTACGGGCAGGGCGTGGCCGACGAGTTCGAGAAGGGCGTCAAGGGCGCGGGCGGCAAGGTCGTCGGCCGCGAGTTCACCAACGACAAGGCCACCGACTTCACCGCCATCCTGACCTCCATCAAGGCCAAGAAGCCCGACATCATCTTCTACGGCGGCATGGATGCCGTGGCCGGCCCGATGCTGCGCCAGATGAAGTCGCTGGGCATCACCGCCAAGTTCATGGGCGGCGACGGCATCTGCACCGGCGAGCTGCCCAAGCTGGCCGCCGGCACCATCACCGACAGCCAGGTCATCTGCGCCGAAGCCGGTGGTGTGGAAGGCGAGCAGAAGAAGGCCATGGACGACTTCAAGGCCACGTTCAAGAAGAAGTTCAATGCCGACGTGCAGATCTACGCGCCTTACGTCTACGACTCGGTCAACGTGATGGTGGCTGCCATGGTGAAGGCCGGCTCTGCCGACCCCGCCAAGTACCTGCCGGTGCTGGCCAAGACCGAAGGCTTCAAGGGCGTGACCGGCACGATCAGCTTCGACAACAAGGGCGACATCAAGAACGGTGCGCTGACGCTGTACACTTACAAGGCAGGCCAGCGCGAGCAGCTCGCCGTGGTGCGCTGATCACAGCGATACATACGGCTCACTGCAGCCTCGAGGGCGTCCGCAAGGACGCCCTTTTTGTTTGTCTGGCGGTGAGGCGGCAAGGGCTTGCGCGCCGTTCGCTGCCCCGGCCGGCGAGGCCTTCGCTTCCTTCGTCCGGCAGCCGCGCAACTTGCGCTTCGCGCTGCCTCCCGGGCGGCCGCCCGCTGCGCGCGTTCCGGTCAATGCGCCGGCTGCGGCGCGGCCTCGATGCGCTCGATGACATGCCGCGAGATCGCCCGGGCCAGCTCGGTCTCACCGAGAAAAACCCGGTTGAGCTGCGCATCGGCCAACAGTTCGGCTTCTTCCTCGTTGTGCCCGCGCAGCACCACCTCGATGGCCGGGTTGAGGCTGCGGGCGGTCTCCACCATGCGGCGCACGTCGATGGTGTCGGGCGTGGCGATCACCAGCATGCGTGCCTCGGCCACATGCGCCTGGATCAGCACTGCCGGCTCGGTGGCATTGCCCGACACTGCCGGCAGCCCCTCGGCCCGCAGCCGTTCCACCAGCTCACGGTTCTCGTCAGCCACGACAAAGGGAATATGCCGCTCGGTGAGCGCCTGCGCGACTTGCCGGCCCACCCGGCCATAACCCACCAGGATCACCTGCTTCGACAGGTATTTGCGGTCAGTGCTCAGCGGCAGTTCGGCCAGCGGGTCATCCGGGCGCTCGAGCGCCTGGGCCAGGCCGGGCCGTGACCGGACCCAGCGCAGCATCGGCCCCACTGTGCCGAACACCAGCGGATTGGCCGCAATCGAAATCAAGGCGCCCGCAAGGATCAGGCTGTGTCCATCGTTGTCCAGCAGGCGCAACTGCAGCCCGAGGCCGGCCAGGATGAAGGAGAACTCGCCGATCTGCGCCAGGCTCGCCGACACGGTGAGCGCCGTGGTCAGGGGGTAGCCGAAGGCCATCACCAGCAGGGCCGCCGCCAGGGACTTGCCGAGCACGATGATGGCGACCACCGCGAGCACCTGCAGGGGCTGCTCCAGCAGCACGGCCGGGTCGAACAACATGCCCACCGAGACGAAAAACAGCACCGCA
This genomic stretch from Eleftheria terrae harbors:
- a CDS encoding branched-chain amino acid ABC transporter substrate-binding protein — its product is MQFKMNLIVGAAALALAGTALAQEVVRIGHVGPTSGGIAHLGKDNELGARMAVDELNAKGVTIGGKKVKFELLAEDDAGDPKQGTAAAQKLVDSKVNGVVGHLNSGTTIPASKIYSDAGIPQISPSATNPRYTRQGFKTTFRTVADDVHLGGTLGRYAVSQLKGATIAVIDDRTAYGQGVADEFEKGVKGAGGKVVGREFTNDKATDFTAILTSIKAKKPDIIFYGGMDAVAGPMLRQMKSLGITAKFMGGDGICTGELPKLAAGTITDSQVICAEAGGVEGEQKKAMDDFKATFKKKFNADVQIYAPYVYDSVNVMVAAMVKAGSADPAKYLPVLAKTEGFKGVTGTISFDNKGDIKNGALTLYTYKAGQREQLAVVR
- the ybaL gene encoding YbaL family putative K(+) efflux transporter codes for the protein MPHNISLITTIAAAFGLALVFGFIAARLRLPPLVGYLLAGILIGPATPGYVADSGIASQLAEIGVMLLMFGVGLHFSLDDLLKVRRIALPGAVVQMAVATALGAAVAVSWGWPAGGALVFGLSLSVASTVVLLKALESRNALESFNGRIAIGWLVVEDLAMVLVLVLLPPLAGVLQGGTDLAVAGAQPLWRTLGTTLLGVVGFVAFMLVVGRRVFPWLLWQVAKTGSRELFTLCVVAAAVSIAYGCAELFGVSFALGAFFAGMVLRESEFSHRAAEETLPLRDAFAVLFFVSVGMLFDPAVLLEQPLQVLAVVAIIVLGKSLAAALLVMAFGYPLTTALTVSASLAQIGEFSFILAGLGLQLRLLDNDGHSLILAGALISIAANPLVFGTVGPMLRWVRSRPGLAQALERPDDPLAELPLSTDRKYLSKQVILVGYGRVGRQVAQALTERHIPFVVADENRELVERLRAEGLPAVSGNATEPAVLIQAHVAEARMLVIATPDTIDVRRMVETARSLNPAIEVVLRGHNEEEAELLADAQLNRVFLGETELARAISRHVIERIEAAPQPAH